The Pseudomonas fluorescens genome includes a window with the following:
- a CDS encoding rRNA pseudouridine synthase, whose translation MTDPIRLSKRLIELVGCSRREAELFIEGGWVTVDGEVIDEPQFKVTTQKVELDPEAKATAPEPVTLLLNVPAGMDVDTAMASLGPQTLSEEHRFGKRPLKGHFLRLSASADLQANASGLLVFTQDWKILRKLTADAAKIEQEYVVEVEGEMVAHGLNRLNHGLTYKGKELPAVKASWQNENRLRFAMKNPQPGVIALFCQAVGLKVVAIRRIRIGGVSIGKVPLGQWRYLSAKEKF comes from the coding sequence ATGACTGACCCGATTCGTCTCTCCAAACGCCTCATCGAACTCGTCGGCTGTTCCCGTCGGGAGGCTGAGTTGTTCATCGAGGGCGGCTGGGTCACCGTGGATGGCGAAGTGATCGATGAACCGCAGTTCAAGGTCACCACCCAGAAGGTCGAACTCGACCCCGAGGCCAAGGCCACCGCGCCCGAGCCGGTGACACTCCTGCTGAACGTCCCGGCGGGCATGGATGTAGACACCGCGATGGCCTCCCTTGGACCGCAGACCCTGAGCGAAGAACATCGCTTCGGCAAACGCCCGCTCAAGGGCCATTTCCTGCGCCTGAGCGCCAGCGCCGACCTGCAGGCCAACGCCAGCGGGCTGCTGGTGTTCACCCAGGACTGGAAGATCTTGCGCAAACTCACCGCCGACGCCGCCAAGATCGAGCAGGAATACGTGGTGGAAGTCGAAGGCGAAATGGTCGCCCATGGCCTCAATCGCCTGAACCATGGCTTGACCTACAAGGGCAAGGAGCTGCCGGCGGTCAAGGCCAGCTGGCAGAACGAGAACCGCCTGCGCTTTGCCATGAAAAACCCGCAGCCCGGCGTGATCGCCCTGTTTTGCCAGGCGGTCGGGCTCAAGGTCGTCGCCATTCGCCGCATTCGCATCGGCGGCGTGTCCATTGGCAAGGTGCCGCTGGGCCAGTGGCGCTACCTGTCTGCCAAAGAGAAATTCTAA